In a genomic window of Spirosoma agri:
- a CDS encoding PAS domain-containing sensor histidine kinase — MEGDQRPSDQKELTEQPDLSFALLAAGLGVWELDPMTKRVKWDDQCRKLIGIDKGNPFFYEQTLSYVHPDDVNRVNQAVQWALNPISDGRYAATYRTIGDDGQLRWVRSMGRRYVSEAGQVTRFSGVVQAASQELAGHQRQEPFASLVEQAPQLIAITDLEGRLQFINGHGLSLFGLTPDQVTTCLLTDFIPSEEMDRATTEILPSIRKGKWSGAVVLMQPKTKQRIPVFCEVYLLLDTISGTPYGIAGIMRDQRLELADKQERLANEAQFRSLIEQAPVATMLLTGPNHVITLANQSMINMLGKGPAILGHPAAEVVPEIANQAYLGLLDNVLASGDSYQATSLPGQLVKDGVTTTHYFDFTYKPMRNEQGETYGVLSMAVDVTEAVLARQKLQEAEEYLRGAMELADIGTWELDMPTGLITYSKRLQGLFEFTQDSIDMKRVYNPIHERDRTRIERALARAANPEWGGLLDEEYTIVTEQTGRSRIVRVQAQMYFDTSGQPLKMVGTMRDITEQKQIQLALEQEVQQRTEELATINEKLTTSNEELAASNKESLATNEELNETNYFLSRSNDNLEKFAYVASHDLQEPLRKVQSFGDLLKERYGDQLGDGVVYLDRMQSAASRMSTLIRDLLTYSRISTRRDRVNPTSLVEVMDRVLTSLELRIQETGATVNIDPLPTVQGDSSQLEQLFQNLLSNSLKFRRPEVLPLIELRADKVLHKNLPAFVTPARAVMTYYKIDIIDNGVGFDEKYLDRIFEVFQRLHSKREFEGTGIGLAICEKVAANHGGAITASSSPGRGATFSVYLPV; from the coding sequence ATGGAGGGCGATCAACGGCCATCAGATCAGAAAGAGCTTACCGAGCAACCTGATCTCAGCTTTGCGTTACTGGCAGCCGGACTGGGCGTTTGGGAACTCGACCCAATGACGAAACGAGTTAAGTGGGACGATCAGTGCCGAAAACTAATCGGCATCGACAAGGGCAATCCGTTTTTCTATGAGCAGACATTGAGCTACGTCCATCCCGACGATGTAAACCGGGTGAATCAGGCTGTTCAATGGGCACTGAATCCGATATCTGACGGTCGTTACGCGGCTACTTACCGTACGATCGGTGATGATGGTCAACTACGCTGGGTCCGGTCAATGGGTCGACGTTATGTCAGCGAAGCGGGGCAGGTTACCCGATTCTCGGGGGTAGTTCAGGCTGCTAGTCAGGAACTGGCAGGCCACCAGCGTCAGGAGCCATTTGCTTCGCTGGTGGAACAGGCCCCTCAACTTATAGCAATCACGGATCTGGAAGGTCGCCTGCAATTTATTAATGGGCATGGTCTGAGCTTGTTCGGGTTAACACCGGATCAGGTCACGACCTGTCTTCTGACCGATTTTATTCCCTCTGAAGAAATGGATCGGGCCACTACCGAGATCCTGCCCAGTATTAGAAAGGGGAAGTGGTCGGGCGCAGTGGTGTTGATGCAGCCTAAAACCAAGCAGCGCATTCCGGTTTTCTGTGAGGTATATTTACTACTGGACACCATCAGCGGAACGCCCTACGGCATTGCGGGGATCATGCGGGACCAACGGCTGGAGCTAGCGGACAAGCAGGAACGGCTGGCAAACGAAGCCCAGTTCCGATCCCTGATTGAACAAGCCCCCGTCGCAACGATGCTGCTGACTGGTCCTAACCACGTAATTACGTTAGCGAATCAGAGCATGATTAACATGTTGGGAAAAGGACCGGCCATACTGGGCCACCCAGCCGCGGAAGTGGTCCCTGAGATAGCTAATCAAGCATACCTGGGCCTGCTGGACAATGTGCTTGCATCGGGCGACAGCTATCAGGCTACTAGTCTGCCCGGCCAGTTGGTCAAAGATGGTGTTACAACAACTCATTATTTCGATTTCACCTACAAACCGATGCGCAACGAGCAGGGGGAAACGTATGGTGTTTTGAGCATGGCAGTTGATGTAACAGAAGCGGTACTGGCCCGCCAGAAGCTACAGGAGGCCGAAGAATACCTGCGGGGTGCTATGGAACTCGCCGATATAGGTACCTGGGAACTGGATATGCCTACCGGTCTGATTACGTATTCGAAGCGGCTCCAGGGCTTGTTTGAGTTCACCCAGGATTCGATCGATATGAAGCGTGTTTATAACCCCATTCATGAGCGGGACCGAACACGAATTGAGCGGGCGTTAGCCAGAGCAGCCAATCCTGAATGGGGAGGTTTGCTGGACGAAGAATACACGATCGTTACAGAGCAGACAGGTCGTTCGCGTATCGTTCGGGTTCAGGCCCAGATGTATTTTGATACCAGTGGCCAGCCCCTTAAAATGGTCGGCACGATGCGAGACATCACAGAACAGAAACAAATTCAGCTGGCGTTGGAGCAGGAGGTACAGCAGCGCACCGAAGAGCTGGCGACAATCAACGAGAAGTTAACGACCAGTAACGAAGAACTGGCAGCCAGCAATAAGGAGTCGTTAGCAACCAACGAGGAACTGAACGAAACCAACTACTTTCTGTCGCGCTCGAACGATAACCTGGAGAAATTTGCCTACGTAGCGTCGCATGACCTACAGGAGCCCCTACGCAAAGTACAGTCCTTCGGGGATCTCCTGAAAGAGCGGTATGGAGATCAGTTGGGCGACGGTGTTGTTTACCTAGATCGAATGCAGTCAGCGGCTAGCCGCATGTCGACGTTGATTCGGGATTTACTGACCTACTCGCGCATTTCGACCCGGCGGGATCGGGTAAATCCTACATCCTTGGTCGAGGTGATGGATCGGGTGTTAACAAGTCTGGAGCTACGGATTCAGGAAACGGGCGCCACGGTCAACATTGATCCGTTACCAACGGTGCAGGGGGATTCTTCGCAACTGGAGCAGCTCTTCCAGAACCTGCTTAGCAATTCGCTCAAGTTTCGCCGTCCGGAGGTTCTACCCCTGATTGAGTTGAGAGCCGACAAAGTACTCCACAAAAATCTCCCCGCCTTCGTGACTCCAGCCAGAGCCGTGATGACTTATTATAAGATCGACATTATTGACAACGGAGTTGGTTTCGATGAGAAGTACCTCGACCGCATTTTCGAGGTTTTTCAGCGGTTGCATAGCAAACGGGAGTTCGAGGGCACAGGCATCGGCCTGGCGATCTGCGAGAAGGTAGCCGCCAATCATGGTGGTGCTATAACGGCGAGTAGTAGTCCCGGCCGGGGTGCGACCTTCAGCGTTTACTTACCCGTCTGA
- a CDS encoding DUF4359 domain-containing protein codes for MNKNTTRLILALFATLLLVFSNPSESDHKSAVKAKANSLMQNQVKKATGDQEGESAGLGGSLSKLIGGFFVDKLIDASVTRTNFLLFSLTDFSYEGKSNVIGFGVLGNVFITSKLDDQLVR; via the coding sequence ATGAACAAGAACACGACCAGGCTTATACTCGCGTTGTTTGCGACCCTGCTACTTGTTTTTTCGAACCCCAGCGAGAGCGATCACAAATCAGCGGTGAAGGCTAAGGCCAATTCTCTGATGCAGAACCAGGTAAAGAAAGCCACGGGTGATCAGGAAGGCGAAAGTGCTGGGCTAGGCGGCAGTTTGAGCAAGCTGATCGGAGGCTTTTTCGTCGATAAACTGATCGATGCGAGCGTAACCCGTACCAACTTTCTGCTCTTTTCGTTGACTGATTTCTCGTACGAAGGTAAATCGAACGTAATTGGGTTCGGCGTTCTGGGTAACGTATTCATCACCTCGAAACTGGACGATCAGCTGGTTCGGTAA
- a CDS encoding glycoside hydrolase family 2 protein — protein sequence MESKQPNASFSASRPEDAHVAEPVNELPRSVLRPNTYLLLDGEWRFAIDTEDVGLQQRWYVGYPFDGKAHWPGSIEAHMAEAKGQATPARWQDKVVAWYEREFELPQRIEPLSHSIIQLTFGACGYETRVWLNGHPLRTIEDEEVHYGEYTSFSYELPEECLRSHNRLTVRIADTMDAEIPRGKQESHVYKRGGIWYQTYSGAVRSVWLETVERNRLRSRLEVVSVVEDRLVRFSVTTRIHDPGDYILRLKAYELQGSEPIATSDYPLRLEAGQKQQRVVLDMEGAALWSPESPTRYKLIAQLIDSTGYPAQIETRFGIRKIEARGRYIYLNNSPVYLDGILYQPGTATYEEMQRHMLAMKELGCNLVRVHIAGVDPRIYNLADKLGLLVWVEVPSPHSSTARSRQNHKAELLRMVALISTHPSVVIWSLYNEDWGAQDIATNPETRQYIMDMYHYMQLTYPQYLVVDNDGWQHISWEGRLKSDLLTAHLYTPDLARWQELLDQLVAGELMHVAAFPLVVGDPFFYRRQVPLVISEWGGFGFANYGGPNDSGDRAERIRLFKQALRKHDIAGDLYTQATNIEDEQNGLIDPQTGELSVPAGLLNSRSEHPLPTPLTS from the coding sequence ATGGAATCAAAACAGCCTAATGCCAGCTTTTCGGCCAGCCGCCCAGAAGATGCTCACGTTGCCGAGCCCGTCAATGAACTACCAAGGTCCGTTCTTCGCCCAAACACGTATTTGTTGCTCGATGGCGAGTGGCGGTTTGCCATTGACACGGAGGATGTAGGATTGCAGCAACGCTGGTATGTAGGATACCCCTTCGATGGAAAAGCGCACTGGCCAGGTTCCATTGAAGCGCACATGGCCGAGGCAAAGGGTCAGGCCACACCAGCGCGTTGGCAGGATAAAGTTGTTGCCTGGTATGAACGGGAATTTGAGTTGCCGCAACGCATCGAACCCCTTTCCCACTCCATCATCCAGCTTACGTTTGGAGCCTGTGGCTACGAAACCCGAGTCTGGCTAAACGGTCATCCATTACGGACCATTGAGGATGAGGAAGTTCACTACGGCGAATACACCTCTTTTTCCTACGAATTGCCCGAGGAGTGTTTACGGTCTCATAACCGGCTTACGGTTCGCATTGCCGACACGATGGACGCGGAGATTCCACGGGGTAAGCAGGAATCACACGTCTACAAACGGGGCGGCATCTGGTATCAGACGTATTCGGGCGCTGTCCGCAGCGTTTGGCTGGAAACCGTGGAACGCAACCGGCTACGTTCCCGCCTTGAGGTGGTCAGTGTCGTTGAAGATCGGCTTGTTCGGTTTAGTGTGACGACTCGAATCCATGATCCCGGCGATTATATACTACGGCTGAAGGCTTATGAATTGCAGGGGAGCGAGCCCATTGCCACCTCCGATTACCCATTGCGGTTAGAGGCTGGGCAAAAACAACAGCGGGTCGTACTCGACATGGAGGGAGCCGCACTGTGGTCGCCCGAATCGCCGACGCGCTACAAACTTATTGCTCAACTCATCGACTCGACGGGATATCCCGCTCAGATCGAAACGCGGTTTGGGATACGGAAGATCGAAGCGCGTGGCCGCTACATTTATCTCAACAATTCGCCGGTTTATCTGGATGGTATTCTGTATCAGCCCGGTACTGCCACGTACGAAGAGATGCAGCGGCACATGCTGGCGATGAAAGAACTGGGGTGTAATCTGGTGCGGGTACACATTGCCGGCGTCGATCCCCGAATCTACAACCTGGCCGACAAGTTGGGTCTTCTGGTTTGGGTGGAGGTGCCCAGTCCGCACAGTTCAACGGCCCGGAGTCGTCAAAATCACAAAGCCGAGTTGCTGCGTATGGTGGCGCTGATCAGCACGCACCCATCGGTGGTTATCTGGAGTCTCTATAATGAAGATTGGGGTGCTCAGGATATCGCGACGAATCCTGAAACACGGCAGTACATCATGGATATGTACCACTATATGCAGCTGACTTATCCGCAGTATTTGGTCGTCGACAACGACGGATGGCAGCATATTTCCTGGGAGGGACGTCTCAAATCGGACTTGCTGACGGCTCATCTATACACGCCGGATCTAGCGCGGTGGCAGGAACTGCTTGACCAATTGGTGGCGGGGGAGCTAATGCATGTGGCGGCTTTTCCACTCGTGGTGGGCGATCCGTTTTTTTATCGTCGTCAGGTGCCGCTGGTGATTAGTGAATGGGGAGGTTTTGGTTTTGCCAACTACGGCGGTCCCAATGATTCGGGAGATCGGGCCGAACGCATTCGACTTTTCAAACAGGCGCTCAGAAAGCATGATATCGCGGGTGATTTATACACACAGGCGACCAACATTGAAGATGAGCAGAATGGCCTGATCGATCCGCAAACGGGCGAACTGAGCGTACCGGCAGGGCTCCTCAATTCACGTTCAGAACATCCACTTCCAACGCCACTAACGTCGTAG
- a CDS encoding OPT family oligopeptide transporter: MTPNPTPVHKPFVPATESPAEFTLKAIITGSVFGVLFGAATVYLSLKAGLSVSASIPIAVLAISLGRRFLNTTILENNIIQTTGSAGESIASGVVFTMPGFLFLTGGSGADFFNYWTILTLAILGGLIGTLMMIPLRRSLIVQEHGTLPYPEGTACASVLIAGEKGGDFAKTAYQGLGVALFYALLQKVLHVIAEVPVWATKQTNRYFPSAQVAGEITPEYLGVGYIIGFRISAVLVGGGILAWLALIPLLASVVPGDTIALQLQKLGYLNNLQTAGGPGGWNPATHTFADATAAIYRAYIRQIGAGAVTAGGFMTLIKTIPTIVSSFRQSFTKSSVSAIETEGALSESNRTPRTEQDLSVRIVVIGSVILAALMVVLPQIPGDSLLTKLLIAVLVIVFGFFFVTVASRIVGLIGSSSSPVSGMTIATIMGTALVFIAVGLTGKVYEPAVLVVGSMICVAAANAGGTSQDLKTGYLVGATPKYQQMALFIGVIVSSLVVGATVKILDTPTPDLLAQGITHAIGSDKFPAPQGTLMATLIKGLLSFNLDWQFVLVGAFTAFVFELCGVSALAFAVGLYLPLSTTLPIFIGGLVKAIVEWNAKRKGTEEEDPDLGKGSLFATGLVAGGALAGVAVALLSVNESIYNGLTSLTLEPALTGLLGEGGFMLLGALAFAGLAGILWRIAESRR; the protein is encoded by the coding sequence ATGACGCCAAACCCGACACCAGTCCATAAGCCCTTCGTTCCCGCCACTGAGTCACCTGCTGAATTTACGCTGAAAGCGATCATTACTGGGTCCGTTTTTGGCGTTTTGTTTGGCGCTGCTACTGTCTATCTATCACTAAAGGCAGGCTTGTCGGTATCGGCGTCCATTCCCATCGCGGTACTGGCAATCTCGCTTGGCCGCCGGTTTCTGAACACAACGATTCTCGAAAATAACATCATTCAAACGACCGGCTCAGCGGGCGAGAGTATAGCATCGGGGGTAGTATTCACCATGCCGGGATTTCTTTTTTTGACGGGTGGAAGCGGTGCCGATTTTTTTAATTACTGGACCATTCTGACCCTGGCTATTCTGGGTGGTTTGATCGGTACGTTGATGATGATCCCCCTGCGCCGGTCGCTGATCGTACAGGAACATGGTACGCTTCCCTACCCAGAAGGGACGGCTTGTGCCTCTGTCCTGATTGCGGGCGAAAAAGGAGGAGATTTTGCCAAAACGGCTTATCAGGGACTGGGTGTTGCCTTGTTCTACGCGCTGCTCCAGAAAGTGCTACACGTGATTGCTGAAGTGCCGGTTTGGGCTACGAAGCAAACGAACCGGTATTTCCCATCGGCACAGGTGGCGGGTGAAATAACGCCTGAGTATCTGGGCGTTGGGTATATCATTGGTTTTCGAATCTCGGCCGTATTGGTCGGTGGCGGTATTCTGGCGTGGCTGGCGCTTATCCCGTTGCTGGCATCGGTTGTGCCGGGTGATACGATTGCGCTGCAACTTCAAAAACTGGGCTATCTGAATAATCTGCAAACCGCTGGCGGGCCAGGTGGCTGGAATCCCGCAACGCATACGTTCGCTGACGCAACAGCGGCCATTTACCGGGCTTATATCCGGCAGATTGGCGCTGGCGCGGTTACCGCGGGTGGGTTTATGACGCTCATCAAAACGATTCCCACTATCGTCTCGTCTTTCCGGCAAAGCTTTACGAAATCGTCGGTCAGTGCCATTGAGACGGAAGGTGCGTTGAGCGAAAGTAATCGTACACCCCGAACCGAGCAGGATTTGAGCGTTCGTATTGTTGTCATTGGCAGCGTAATTTTAGCGGCTCTCATGGTTGTTCTCCCGCAAATTCCGGGCGATTCGTTGCTGACCAAGTTGCTGATTGCAGTGCTGGTCATTGTTTTTGGCTTCTTTTTTGTAACGGTCGCCAGTCGTATTGTGGGGCTGATCGGCTCTAGTTCATCGCCGGTTTCGGGGATGACCATTGCAACCATCATGGGCACGGCTTTGGTATTTATTGCCGTTGGCCTGACCGGAAAAGTCTACGAACCGGCGGTGCTTGTGGTGGGCAGTATGATTTGTGTCGCGGCTGCCAATGCGGGCGGTACCTCGCAGGATTTGAAAACGGGCTATCTGGTGGGGGCAACGCCCAAATACCAGCAAATGGCGTTATTTATCGGTGTGATTGTGTCGTCGCTGGTTGTTGGGGCTACCGTAAAAATTCTTGATACGCCGACGCCTGATCTGCTGGCTCAGGGTATTACGCACGCTATCGGCTCCGACAAATTTCCGGCTCCGCAGGGAACGCTCATGGCTACACTCATCAAGGGACTGCTCTCGTTTAATCTGGACTGGCAGTTTGTGCTGGTCGGTGCGTTCACGGCCTTTGTTTTCGAGCTATGTGGCGTTAGTGCGTTAGCGTTTGCCGTAGGTCTTTATCTGCCCTTATCTACCACCCTACCTATCTTTATTGGCGGGCTCGTTAAGGCCATTGTCGAATGGAACGCGAAACGGAAAGGCACGGAAGAAGAAGATCCGGATCTGGGCAAAGGGAGCCTGTTTGCAACGGGTTTGGTTGCCGGGGGAGCGTTGGCCGGAGTCGCCGTAGCTTTGTT